In a genomic window of Amycolatopsis japonica:
- a CDS encoding SRPBCC family protein: MVDVTSQIDSVQRKLGKRVIEAGEAVTATVSQVYDTGLDDLWDACTNPERIPRWFLPVSGELRVGGKYQLEGNAGGTVERCDPPKSFAATWEYGGDVSWIELRLSPEADGRTRFELDHTAVPNEHWNQFGPGAVGIGWDMMLNGLALHLASGEAADPEAAMAWMTSEEGVRFMTLSNEAWYEADVANGTDPATARTRADATLAAYTAPPES; this comes from the coding sequence ATGGTCGACGTGACCAGCCAGATCGACTCCGTCCAGCGCAAACTGGGCAAGCGCGTGATCGAAGCGGGCGAGGCGGTGACGGCGACCGTCAGCCAGGTCTACGACACCGGCCTCGACGACCTTTGGGACGCCTGCACCAATCCCGAACGCATCCCGCGCTGGTTCCTGCCCGTCAGCGGCGAGCTGCGCGTCGGCGGCAAGTACCAGCTCGAAGGCAACGCGGGTGGGACGGTCGAACGCTGCGACCCGCCCAAGAGCTTCGCCGCGACCTGGGAGTACGGCGGCGACGTCAGCTGGATCGAACTCCGGCTGAGCCCCGAAGCCGACGGCCGCACCCGCTTCGAACTCGACCACACCGCCGTCCCCAACGAGCACTGGAACCAGTTCGGGCCCGGCGCGGTGGGCATCGGCTGGGACATGATGCTGAACGGGCTCGCGCTCCACCTCGCGTCCGGCGAAGCCGCCGATCCCGAGGCGGCCATGGCCTGGATGACCAGCGAGGAAGGCGTGCGGTTCATGACGCTGAGCAACGAGGCCTGGTACGAGGCCGACGTCGCCAACGGGACGGACCCCGCCACCGCCCGCACGCGCGCCGACGCCACCTTGGCCGCTTACACCGCGCCGCCGGAGAGCTGA
- a CDS encoding HNH endonuclease, with protein sequence MIGIRRIALPGQVVADLEELTARIPSGDTKEARRLWRVSRAVRRSLRAGLDVMAAGRGYCMYCGDGLGSTVDHFEPIARNPGRVFDWLNHVLACEYCNSHHKRDLFPVDEDGNSLLVDPTAEDPLEHLFLVLSIGTYRALTEKGEQTIKVCGLNRAQLARGRETAVNQVSALVLAWWTARELGDEAKRRAMVWTLLDQPHADVLHAMLRQARMPGARVVFRADDELIDLLRAPELAEDLQLSGGAV encoded by the coding sequence GTGATCGGGATCCGCCGGATCGCGCTGCCGGGGCAGGTGGTGGCCGATCTCGAAGAGCTGACGGCGCGGATCCCTTCCGGTGACACGAAAGAAGCCCGGCGACTGTGGCGGGTTTCCCGTGCCGTGCGGCGTTCCTTGCGGGCCGGGCTGGACGTCATGGCCGCCGGCCGCGGCTACTGCATGTACTGCGGCGACGGCCTCGGGTCCACTGTGGACCATTTCGAGCCGATCGCGAGGAATCCGGGACGCGTCTTCGACTGGCTCAATCACGTGCTCGCCTGCGAATACTGCAACAGCCACCACAAACGCGACCTGTTCCCGGTGGACGAGGACGGCAACAGCCTGCTCGTCGATCCGACCGCCGAAGATCCGCTGGAGCACCTGTTCCTGGTGCTGTCGATCGGGACCTACCGCGCCCTGACCGAAAAGGGCGAACAGACCATCAAGGTCTGCGGGCTGAACCGCGCGCAATTGGCGCGGGGGCGGGAAACCGCGGTCAACCAGGTGAGCGCGCTCGTCCTCGCCTGGTGGACCGCGCGCGAACTGGGGGACGAGGCGAAACGGCGCGCGATGGTCTGGACCCTGCTCGACCAGCCGCACGCCGACGTCCTCCACGCGATGCTTCGCCAGGCGCGGATGCCGGGCGCCCGCGTCGTGTTCCGCGCGGACGACGAGCTCATCGACCTGCTTCGCGCCCCGGAACTCGCCGAAGATCTTCAGCTCTCCGGCGGCGCGGTGTAA
- a CDS encoding AAA family ATPase — MYIERVRLENIRGFSGARAVDLRLPGPGWVVLAGRNGSGKTSLLRAIAVAAAPDVAWGLLSDAGSWISTDQTSGSIELSVMREEGPAPVEVRWLDSGLLPISGLPPGQPFCAAYGPFRRLAGGSGEAESWMRGAGSLARMASLFHEDASLAEGVTWLINQHLRALEGKAGARELKDKALEILGDGLLPGGYRIRDVDSDGLWVEYRGDRFPLREMSDGYRTVTALVVDLLKQLHGAGLDHESPGVVIIDEVDAHLHVSWQKRMGPWFKAHFPRIQFIVTTHSPYVCQAADPGGLIRLSGPDEEVPPRVVSEELYERVVFGSGDDAVLSDLFGLDTPYSPQAVELREHLAELEFQVASGRADANGVREWERLRGMLSSSPPSRVDEVARRFEADDR, encoded by the coding sequence ATGTACATCGAGCGGGTCCGGCTGGAGAACATCCGCGGCTTCAGCGGCGCCCGCGCCGTCGACCTCCGGCTGCCCGGCCCCGGCTGGGTGGTCCTCGCCGGGCGCAACGGCTCGGGCAAGACGTCGTTGTTGCGCGCCATCGCGGTCGCGGCGGCGCCGGACGTCGCGTGGGGCCTGTTGTCGGACGCCGGCAGCTGGATCTCGACGGACCAGACGTCCGGGTCGATCGAGCTTTCGGTGATGCGCGAGGAGGGCCCGGCGCCGGTCGAGGTCCGCTGGCTCGACTCCGGTCTCCTGCCGATCTCCGGACTTCCTCCCGGCCAGCCGTTCTGCGCGGCGTATGGGCCGTTCCGGCGGCTCGCGGGCGGCAGTGGCGAGGCCGAGTCGTGGATGCGCGGCGCGGGTTCGCTGGCGCGGATGGCCAGCCTGTTCCACGAAGACGCCTCGCTCGCCGAGGGGGTCACGTGGCTGATCAATCAGCATCTCCGTGCGCTGGAAGGAAAAGCGGGCGCACGCGAGCTGAAGGACAAGGCGTTGGAGATCCTCGGGGACGGTCTCCTGCCGGGCGGTTACCGGATCCGGGACGTCGATTCGGACGGGCTCTGGGTCGAGTACCGGGGCGACCGGTTCCCGCTGCGCGAGATGAGCGACGGCTACCGCACGGTGACCGCGCTCGTGGTCGATCTGCTCAAGCAGCTCCACGGCGCCGGCCTCGATCACGAGAGTCCCGGCGTCGTGATCATCGACGAGGTGGACGCGCATCTCCACGTGTCGTGGCAGAAACGCATGGGGCCGTGGTTCAAGGCGCATTTCCCGCGCATCCAGTTCATCGTCACCACGCACAGCCCCTACGTCTGCCAGGCCGCCGACCCGGGCGGGCTCATCCGGCTTTCCGGGCCCGACGAAGAGGTTCCGCCGCGTGTGGTCTCCGAGGAGCTGTACGAGCGGGTCGTGTTCGGCTCCGGGGACGACGCGGTGCTGTCCGACCTTTTCGGCTTGGACACGCCCTATTCGCCGCAGGCGGTCGAACTGCGGGAGCATCTCGCCGAGCTCGAATTCCAGGTGGCTTCCGGCCGGGCGGACGCGAACGGCGTCCGGGAATGGGAACGCCTGCGCGGCATGCTGAGCAGTTCACCGCCGAGCCGGGTCGACGAGGTGGCCAGGCGGTTCGAGGCCGACGATCGGTGA
- a CDS encoding DUF3558 domain-containing protein, whose amino-acid sequence MRRTILVFIAATLALAACSTPTTNGTPTPTGGGSNSNPPKSTNPAPEVPKVEKPIDLAQIKQTPCKALTEAQAAELLGPTTETASQPDGPAGPACRWSVPSTTRPRVNVIFSKAPDGGTASVYQAKGGAYELVEPLETIGGYPLTAYGTKDERPSGKCSVALGTSDNETVDIVLEQSEANIGKKDPCDAAREAAIRVLTTIRGSN is encoded by the coding sequence ATGCGACGCACCATCCTTGTTTTTATCGCAGCAACCCTCGCCCTCGCCGCGTGCTCCACTCCCACCACCAATGGGACCCCCACCCCCACTGGCGGCGGATCGAACTCGAACCCGCCGAAGTCCACCAATCCGGCTCCTGAGGTGCCGAAGGTGGAAAAACCGATCGATCTGGCGCAGATCAAGCAGACGCCCTGCAAAGCTTTGACCGAGGCACAAGCCGCAGAGCTCCTCGGTCCTACCACTGAGACTGCCTCACAGCCAGATGGCCCGGCTGGCCCTGCCTGCAGGTGGTCCGTCCCCTCCACCACCCGGCCACGAGTCAACGTGATTTTCAGCAAGGCTCCGGATGGAGGGACGGCAAGTGTTTATCAAGCTAAGGGTGGCGCTTACGAGCTGGTTGAACCGCTAGAGACGATCGGCGGCTATCCACTGACCGCTTACGGCACAAAAGACGAACGCCCCTCAGGCAAGTGCTCCGTAGCTTTAGGGACCAGCGATAACGAGACCGTCGACATCGTCCTGGAGCAGTCCGAAGCCAACATCGGCAAGAAAGACCCCTGCGACGCTGCCCGCGAAGCCGCGATCAGGGTCCTGACCACCATCCGAGGGAGCAACTGA
- a CDS encoding PPE domain-containing protein, producing MVAEGPLTATQIYEQITKGEGTGSLSDAQRAAHELTRRHHDRAQRLAALTQKTLAGWQGGASMAAVDATMPVVEAAADDVTHLTRAQTAISSQMDAFGTAKNSVKPVPPEQPAPTAEDVKAVMGGGLVGYWSRVQGYQADSQHNIDTFASYHSASTANGDELPAQYAQLNDPGGSVTLDEGGAGKPAVRGFGDGADGREHGTGEPYRGPSGPSGPSGPGTPSGPSGPSAPAPDSGPQPGQGPQPGQYPGQHQPGAQQPDDGTRANSYTPPQTTPVVPPAANLDFGPTGKPSPTYNTPGAFPPGYGPGTSGPGVYGPGATGRPGGTGQQPGMGGRSGAGMPGEGVAGRGTAGAAGAAGRGGANGMPMGAGAGRGGKGEEDKEKKAPAYLQNPDPDETFGGYIEKPTPPVIGEKKK from the coding sequence ATGGTCGCCGAAGGACCGCTCACCGCGACCCAGATCTACGAACAGATCACCAAGGGCGAGGGCACTGGCTCGCTCTCCGACGCCCAGCGTGCAGCCCATGAGTTGACCCGGCGGCACCACGACCGGGCGCAGCGGCTCGCCGCCCTCACCCAGAAGACCCTGGCGGGTTGGCAGGGCGGGGCCAGCATGGCCGCGGTCGACGCGACGATGCCGGTCGTCGAGGCGGCGGCGGACGACGTGACGCACTTGACGCGGGCCCAGACCGCCATCAGCTCCCAGATGGACGCGTTCGGCACGGCCAAGAACTCGGTCAAACCGGTGCCGCCCGAGCAGCCCGCGCCGACGGCCGAGGATGTCAAGGCCGTCATGGGTGGAGGCCTGGTCGGCTACTGGAGCAGGGTTCAGGGGTACCAGGCCGACAGCCAGCACAACATCGACACCTTCGCGTCCTACCACTCCGCCAGTACCGCCAACGGCGACGAGCTGCCTGCCCAGTACGCGCAGCTCAACGACCCGGGCGGCAGCGTCACCTTGGACGAGGGCGGCGCCGGGAAGCCCGCGGTGAGGGGATTCGGCGACGGCGCCGACGGGCGCGAGCACGGCACTGGCGAGCCCTACCGAGGGCCGAGCGGACCCAGTGGCCCCAGCGGTCCCGGCACTCCAAGTGGACCCAGCGGGCCGAGCGCCCCAGCGCCCGATAGCGGCCCTCAGCCCGGCCAAGGGCCTCAGCCTGGCCAGTACCCGGGCCAGCATCAGCCCGGCGCGCAGCAGCCGGACGACGGGACCCGCGCGAATTCGTACACGCCGCCCCAGACCACGCCGGTCGTACCGCCGGCGGCGAACCTCGACTTCGGGCCGACCGGCAAGCCGAGCCCCACATACAACACGCCCGGCGCTTTCCCGCCCGGGTACGGACCCGGGACGAGCGGGCCCGGCGTCTACGGCCCCGGCGCGACAGGCAGGCCCGGCGGGACTGGGCAGCAGCCTGGCATGGGTGGCCGTAGCGGCGCCGGGATGCCCGGCGAGGGCGTGGCCGGCCGCGGCACGGCGGGGGCGGCAGGCGCCGCCGGTCGTGGTGGGGCGAACGGCATGCCGATGGGAGCGGGCGCTGGGCGCGGCGGGAAGGGCGAGGAGGACAAGGAGAAGAAGGCTCCGGCGTACCTCCAGAACCCGGATCCCGACGAGACCTTCGGCGGCTACATCGAAAAGCCGACCCCGCCGGTGATCGGCGAGAAGAAGAAGTAG
- a CDS encoding ESX secretion-associated protein EspG, whose protein sequence is MVLARPVEITLDTLLTAFRHAGCGDPHLIFAGGLRYIPPSSRNGEDRAAFEELGGLGFTEGKRLTSDFEDVLHILDRPNTEYYATVRTETEQYSVLVAVRGRAAVTAICEGNRVWLKGVRTSDRAAALVMNLPEYPPARFSPFSLPQDDFNGDGGNDLYDEPASRSREARQLDEVFEQPYFGVGFFAAAMRPDGGRRTEATDDLTYLDLDAGRVAMHVSGSPRNRYITVLPGEPTLLAQKLAALRASLDH, encoded by the coding sequence GTGGTGCTCGCGCGCCCGGTCGAAATCACGCTCGACACACTGTTGACCGCGTTCCGTCACGCCGGATGCGGAGATCCGCATCTGATCTTCGCGGGCGGGCTGCGGTACATCCCGCCGTCGTCGCGAAACGGCGAAGACCGGGCGGCGTTCGAGGAGCTCGGCGGGCTCGGGTTCACCGAGGGCAAGCGGCTGACCAGCGACTTCGAGGACGTCCTGCACATACTCGACCGGCCGAACACCGAGTACTACGCGACGGTCCGCACGGAGACGGAGCAGTACAGCGTGCTCGTCGCCGTGCGCGGGCGCGCCGCGGTGACGGCGATCTGCGAAGGAAACCGGGTGTGGCTGAAAGGCGTGCGGACCTCCGACCGCGCGGCCGCGCTCGTGATGAACCTGCCCGAGTACCCGCCCGCGCGATTCTCCCCGTTCTCCTTGCCCCAGGACGATTTCAACGGCGACGGCGGCAACGACCTCTACGACGAACCCGCGTCGCGAAGCCGGGAGGCTCGGCAACTGGACGAGGTGTTCGAGCAGCCCTATTTCGGTGTCGGGTTCTTCGCCGCGGCCATGCGTCCTGACGGGGGAAGACGCACGGAGGCCACGGACGACCTGACCTATCTCGACCTCGACGCCGGCCGGGTGGCCATGCACGTGAGCGGTTCTCCCCGGAACCGGTACATCACCGTCCTCCCCGGCGAACCCACGTTACTGGCGCAAAAGCTCGCCGCGCTGCGGGCGAGCCTCGACCACTGA
- a CDS encoding helix-turn-helix domain-containing protein — protein sequence MPKSKPAPQARALAEALRVARKAARLAATEVADKLAWSQSTISRIETGLRAASAEEVSALLAVYQVTGERREALLALARDSGPWWFADLAVQRETLAQYGKEATKIVAFGTTLVPEPLRTPAYARATNSSVAVLGQKRLAAYLDEAVLRRQVGGPRVMTNQLQHLIELAERPTVELRVIPFAAGAYPGGDYVLLEFGPARPLVYLKHRGTGLFLHRRCDVAPYVQSTVDAVALDPARSVRLIESVVEARPQRGELLRQ from the coding sequence ATGCCGAAGTCGAAGCCCGCACCCCAGGCGAGAGCGCTCGCCGAAGCACTTCGTGTCGCCCGGAAGGCCGCCAGGCTGGCCGCGACCGAAGTGGCCGACAAGCTGGCGTGGTCCCAGTCGACGATCAGCCGGATCGAAACCGGCCTGCGTGCGGCGTCCGCCGAGGAAGTTTCGGCGCTGCTCGCCGTCTATCAAGTCACGGGGGAGCGTCGGGAGGCTTTGCTCGCGTTGGCCCGCGACAGCGGCCCCTGGTGGTTCGCCGACTTGGCCGTCCAGCGGGAAACGCTTGCACAGTATGGAAAGGAGGCCACCAAGATCGTCGCTTTCGGGACCACGCTGGTTCCCGAGCCGCTCCGAACGCCTGCCTACGCGAGGGCTACGAACTCTTCCGTCGCGGTGCTGGGCCAGAAGAGACTTGCCGCTTACCTCGACGAAGCGGTGCTGCGCCGCCAGGTCGGCGGGCCGAGAGTGATGACGAATCAGCTCCAGCATCTCATCGAGCTGGCCGAACGGCCTACCGTCGAACTCCGGGTCATCCCCTTCGCCGCCGGAGCGTATCCCGGCGGCGACTACGTTCTGCTGGAATTCGGTCCCGCGCGGCCGTTGGTCTACTTGAAACACCGGGGGACCGGGCTGTTCCTGCACCGGCGCTGCGATGTCGCACCCTATGTCCAGTCCACTGTGGACGCTGTCGCGCTGGATCCCGCCCGGTCGGTGCGCCTGATCGAGTCAGTGGTCGAGGCTCGCCCGCAGCGCGGCGAGCTTTTGCGCCAGTAA